Proteins found in one Brachypodium distachyon strain Bd21 chromosome 5, Brachypodium_distachyon_v3.0, whole genome shotgun sequence genomic segment:
- the LOC104585541 gene encoding mucin-1-like, with translation MGPSTPRKGKEAKPSKGKSAAAAKAAEEKELKKQEMRATLAFFRPGYNGEAVGKLQHTVASDFNDHGKTLIFPAGAVVQSTDFRVFGHFILTGLIKAFRLAGLADLDVARVFITRRIAPLQRRSLLACAYTGAGDRTRLREEGMDKESLQVCVRGISGEDAPYAKLPPGVFALNAGVPRLEQHHWLLPTLQRVGADGRFPHSVPALPSARTPREAGAGGERERVGGRPAHDSSSDDETGRVAAAREVIPMDEEEDDVGAPLIVRRSRARAAVAATSTAAAAATAPAVATGSMTGTTSTASDGTPTATSPAAVAGAAAATTLAATASDPVTTTPAAVAGAATADTPAVAPGDTPPTTDPLATLARTEEEGEAPPTSPVAPQGPSVPAPEAGVTVTDLDSDVVITGTAKEPEAAPATSPAAPAATAAATTVATGTAPGDVPAAADAAGADSSATQQEAAPAVGMEEEQQDASPQANDPPPSQTVAAGASSSSAATVREHHKIAKSQLGEVRLAAEEERQELSWLREKTRLAREEVRLAREALEEATTPVVLEEELYRRLEAQRAELQETLDSLKAAQAKAEEEHRKALAMAQARLDEKSDLITSYAGQIQGLRVKLEV, from the exons ATGGGTCCCTCCACCCCCAGGAAAGGGAAGGAGGCGAAGCCCTCGAAGGGCAAGAGCGCGGCGGCAGCCAAGGCCGCCGAAGAGAAAGAGCTGAAGAAACAAGAGATGCGGGCCACACTTGCCTTCTTCCgacccggctacaacggcgaggcggtgGGCAAGCTCCAGCACACCGTTGCCTCGGACTTCAACGATCACGGgaagaccctgatcttccccgccggcgccgtcgtccaGTCCaccgacttccgggtgttcgggcacTTCATCCTCACAGGATTG atcaaggccttTCGGCTAGCCGGGCTCGCCGACCTAGACGTGGCACGGGTCTTCATCACCCGACGCATCGCGCCGCTTCAGCGGCGTTCCCTCCTCGCGTGCGCGTACACGGGGGCCGGAGACAGGACGCGCCTCCGCGAGGAGGGCATGGACAAGGAGTCGCTCCAGGTGTgcgtgagggggatctccggcgaggatgcTCCCTACGCGAAGTTGCCGCCGGGGGTCTTCGCCCTCAACGCCGGCGTCCCCCGACTTGAGCAGCATCATTGGCTCCTTCCCACCCTGCAaagagtgggggctgatggacgattCCCCCACTCAGTCCCTGCGCTCCCCTCCGCCCGCACCCCACGGGAAGCAGGCGCAGGAGGAGAGCGGGAGCGAGTCGGAGGCCGGCCTGCCCACGACTCGTCCTCCGATGACGAGACGGGCCGGGTCGCCGCTGCCCGGGAAGTCATCCCcatggacgaggaggaggacgacgtcggtgcgcccctgatcgtgcgcagATCAAGGGCGCGCGCAGCGGTCGCGGCTACGtccacggcggctgcggcggcaacTGCCCCCGCGGTGGCCACCGGCTCCATGACGGGGACTACCTCAACGGCGTCCGACGGCACCCCAACAGCGACCAGCCCCGCCGCGGtagccggcgccgcggcggcgaccaccctGGCGGCGACCGCCAGCGACCCGGTGACGACTACCCCAGCAGCAGTTGCCGGGGCCGCGACGGCAGACACACCCGCAGTGGCCCCCG GCGACACTCCGCCCACAACAGACCCCCTGGCGACACTTGCcaggacggaggaggagggggaggctccCCCCACAAGCCCagtggccccgcaag GCCCAAGCGTGCCCGCACCGGAAGCAGGTGTTACAGTGACTGACCTCGACTCCGACGTCGTGATCACGGGGACGGCGAAGGAGCCGGAGGCAGCCCCCGCGACAAGCCCTgctgcgccggcggccacggcagCGGCAACTACGGTTGCCACCGGAACGGCGCCCGGCGACGTGCCAGCGGCCGcagacgccgccggcgcggatTCTTCCGCTACCCAGCAGGAGGCGGCCCCTGCCGTGggcatggaggaggagcagcaggatGCTTCGCCGCAAGCGAACGACCCCCCGCCCAGCcagacggtggcggcgggggcttcgtcgtcatcggcCGCCACC gtgagggagcaccacaaGATCGCTAAGagccagctcggcgaggtgcgactggctgcggaggaggagcggcaggAACTCTCCTGGCTACGGGAGAAGACACGCCTCGCCAGGGAGGAAGTGCGCCTCGCCCGGGAAGCCCTGGAAGAGGCCACCACGCCGGTCGTCCTCGAAGAGGAGCTCTACCGGcgactggaggcccagcgcgctGAGCTCCAGGAAACCCTGGACTCGCTGAAGGCGGCGCAGGCGAAGGCTGAGGAGGAGCACAGAAAGGCGCTCGCCATGGCCCAGGCCCGCCttgacgagaagagcgacctgatcacCAGCTACGCCGGCCAGATCCAgggcctgcgcgtcaagctggaggtgtag